A single window of Gadus morhua chromosome 22, gadMor3.0, whole genome shotgun sequence DNA harbors:
- the lix1l gene encoding LIX1-like protein, translating to MDSFSDSIRPQRLQPGIGFGTFGSTGTLRSSLRPGVTVPIAPLLPPPASLLCVSSSGPPPPPPPLQFHSLYGTMGGMGLGTAASGPGNNPGNPAVLKEAVEAVVRSFAKHTQGYGRVNVVEALQEFWQMKLTRGADLRNGALVVYEMVPSGSPPYVCYVSLPGGSCFGSFQFCPTKAEARRSAAKIALMNSVFNEHPSRRITDDFIEKSVCEALASFNGNREEADNPSTGIGAFRFMLESNKGKSMLEFQELMTVFQLLHWNGSLKAMRERQCSRQEVLAHYSNRALDDDMRTQMAADWVNREQGVAGAIGRELASTERELEEARLAGRELRFHKEKKDILMLAVGQLNAANAATLPSH from the exons ATGGACTCTTTCTCGGACAGTATCCGCCCTCAGAGACTCCAACCGGGGATCGGATTTGGTACATTTGGATCCACGGGAACTCTGCGCTCGTCCCTCCGTCCAGGGGTGACGGTTCCCATCGCCCCGCTGCTACCTCCTCCCGCGTCCCTACTATGTGTGTCCTCGTCGGGGCCAcctcccccaccgccgccgctcCAGTTCCACAGCCTGTACGGTACCATGGGAGGCATGGGGCTCGGAACAGCCGCCTCTGGACCCGGCAACAACCCGGGGAACCCGGCCGTCCTGAAGGAAGCGGTCGAGGCTGTGGTTCGAAGCTttgctaaacacacacagggctatgGCAGAG TGAACGTGGTGGAGGCGTTGCAGGAGTTCTGGCAGATGAAGCTGACCCGCGGGGCGGATCTCCGTAACGGCGCCCTGGTGGTCTACGAGATGGTCCCGTCCGGCAGCCCGCCCTACGTCTGCTACGTCAGCCTGCCCGGAGGCAGCTGCTTCGGCAGTTTCCAG TTCTGTCCCACCAAGGCCGAGGCCAGGCGCAGTGCGGCTAAGATCGCTCTGATGAACTCGGTGTTTAACGAACATCCGTCCCGCCGCATCACAGACGACTTCATcgagaagagtgtgtgtgaagcCCTGGCCTCCTTCAAC gggaacagagaggaggcggATAACCCCAGCACAGGAATAGGGGCGTTCCGCTTCATGCTCGAGTCCAATAAAGGCAAATCCATGCTGGAGTTTCAG gagcTGATGACAGTGTTTCAACTGCTGCATTGGAACGGGAGCCTGAAGGCCATGAGGGAAAGGCAATGCTCCAGACAG GAGGTGCTGGCTCACTATTCCAACCGGGCGCTGGACGATGACATGCGCACCCAGATGGCCGCCGATTGGGTGAACCGGGAGCAGGGCGTGGCCGGGGCCATCGGCCGCGAGCTGGCGTCGACGGagcgggagctggaggaggcgcgGCTGGCAGGCCGCGAGCTGCGCTTCCACAAGGAGAAGAAGGACATCCTGATGCTGGCGGTGGGCCAGCTGAACGCCGCCAACGCCGCCACGCTGCCGTCGcactaa
- the sf3b4 gene encoding splicing factor 3B subunit 4 yields MAAGPISERNQDATVYVGGLDEKVSEPLLWELFLQAGPVVNTHMPKDRVTGQHQGYGFVEFLSEEDADYAIKIMNMIKLYGKPIRVNKASAHNKNLDVGANIFIGNLDPEIDEKLLYDTFSAFGVILQTPKIMRDPDTGNSKGYAFINFASFDASDAAIEAMNGQYLCNRPITVSYAFKKDSKGERHGSAAERLLAAQNPLSQADRPHQLFADAPPPASAPTPVLTSMGATMSMQGMPPPGAFPPVPPPGSMPPGMPHGMQMPPNAGSQGQQGGGSGPPPGPPPFPPAGMHHGMQMQMPPHAPLGMVPPPPHPPGANQHRAPPPPGMPPHPHMGMPPRGYHPMGHPMHPGMRGPPPPMPPPGYGGPRPPHFGFQRGPPMPPRPPGGPPRVPMRGPMPS; encoded by the exons ATGGCGGCGGGACCAATTTCAGAAAGGAATCAAG ATGCCActgtgtatgtgggtggcctCGATGAGAAGGTGTCAGAGCCCCTGCTATGGGAGCTCTTCCTGCAGGCCGGACCTGtggtcaacacacacatgccaaaagACAGAGTCACGGGACAACATCAAG GCTACGGCTTTGTGGAGTTCCTCAGCGAGGAAGACGCCGACTACGCCATAAAGATCATGAACATGATCAAACTCTATGGCAAGCCCATCCGGGTCAACAAGGCGTCGGCGCACAACAAGAACCTGGACGTGGGCGCCAACATCTTCATCGGCAACCTGGACCCGGAGATCGACGAGAAGCTGCTCTACGACACGTTCAGTGCCTTCGGCGTCATCCTGCAGACGCCCAAGATCATGCGGGACCCGGACACGGGGAACTCCAAGGGCTACGCCTTCATCAACTTCGCCAGCTTCGACGCGTCGGACGCCGCCATCGAGGCCATGAACGGCCAGTACCTGTGCAACCGGCCCATCACAGTGTCCTACGCCTTCAAGAAGGACTCCAAGGGCGAGCGCCACGGCTCGGCCGCCGAGCGCCTGCTCGCCGCCCAGAACCCGCTCTCGCAGGCCGACCGGCCCCATCAGCTGTTCGCCgacgccccgccccctgcctcGGCGCCTACCCCGGTGCTCACGTCGATGGGCGCCACCATGTCCATGCAAG GCATGCCACCTCCCGGTGCCTTTCCGCCCGTTCCTCCCCCAGGTTCGATGCCTCCAGGCATGCCCCACGGCATGCAAATGCCCCCCAACGCAGGCTCCCAGGGACAGCAGGGTGGGGGCTCTGGGCCTCCGCCCGGCCCGCCCCCCTTCCCACCGGCGGGAATGCACCACG GTATGCAGATGCAGATGCCGCCTCACGCGCCCCTTGGGATGGTGCCACCTCCGCCCCACCCTCCCGGAGCGAACCAGCACCGGGCACCACCCCCTCCCGGCatgcccccccacccacacatggGCATGCCCCCCCGAGGATACCATCCCATGG GCCACCCGATGCACCCGGGGATGAGGGGACCCCCTCCGCCAATGCCCCCGCCCGGCTACGGTGGCCCTCGGCCCCCGCACTTTGGCTTCCAGCGGGGGCCGCCcatgcccccccggccccccggtgGGCCCCCACGCGTTCCTATGAGGGGTCCAATGCCGTCCTAG
- the LOC115535786 gene encoding cathepsin S, with product MLEGNIFIFDWITSGLFPVYLHYTRCGSMFGSLLVSLLCGYAVAILSPELDKHWGLWKKMHNKVYSDQIEEFGRRRIWEENLDMINVHNLEATLGMHTYELAMNHLGDLTTEEASSSLMGTRVPDDLERAMSNFTRVDDMSVPSSLDWRRKGLVTAVKDQGSCGSCWAFSAVGSLEGQLKKTNGSLVSLSPQNLLDCSMRFGNHGCHGGYIVGAFLYIIKNNGINSDAAYPYTGRIGSCKYDPKLKVASCSGYKFLPKGDEVALKHAIAMIGPISVAVDASRPKFLFYHHGVYRDHTCSHQVNHGVLAVGYGTEHGRDYWLVKNSWGARYGEQGYIKMARNRHNQCGIALYACYPTM from the exons ATGTTAGAGGGCAACATTTTCATATTTGACTGGATTACTTCAGGATTATTTCCCGTCTACCTGCATTACACACG GTGCGGCAGCATGTTTGGGAGCCTACTTGTCTCCCTTCTCTGTGGATACGCGGTGGCCATCCTCAGCCCAGAACTTGACAAACATTGGGGACTTTGGAAGAAGATGCACAATAAAGTGTATTCTGATCAG ATTGAAGAGTTTGGCCGCAGGCGAATCTGGGAGGAGAACTTGGATATGATCAATGTCCACAACTTAGAGGCCACTCTGGGCATGCACACATATGAGCTGGCAATGAATCACCTTGGAGATTTG ACTACAGAGGAAGCATCAAGTTCCCTCATGGGCACTCGTGTCCCAGACGACCTTGAAAGGGCCATGTCGAACTTCACCAGAGTCGACGATATGTCGGTGCCCTCCAGCCTGGACTGGAGGAGGAAGGGCCTTGTAACGGCAGTCAAAGACCAG GGTTCCTGCGGGTCCTGCTGGGCCTTCAGTGCCGTGGGTTCGTTGGAGGGCCAACTGAAgaagaccaatggttccctagtCTCCCTCAGTCCCCAGAACCTCTTGGACTGCTCCATGAGGTTTGGAAACCATGGCTGCCACGGTGGCTATATCGTCGGCGCCTTCCTCTACATCATTAAGAACAATGGCATCAACTCGGATGCGGCTTACCCCTATACAGGCAGA ATTGGATCTTGCAAGTACGACCCGAAATTGAAGGTTGCGAGTTGCTCTGGTTATAAGTTCTTGCCGAAAGGGGATGAAGTGGCACTTAAGCATGCCATTGCTATGATTGGTCCGATCTCAGTTGCCGTAGACGCCTCCCGGCCAAAGTTCCTCTTCTACCATCACG GTGTGTACAGGGACCACACATGTAGCCACCAGGTTAACCACGGTGTTCTGGCCGTCGGGTATGGAACTGAACATGGACGGGACTACTGGCTTGTCAAGAACAG TTGGGGTGCTCGTTATGGCGAGCAAGGTTACATCAAGATGGCCAGGAACAGACACAACCAATGTGGCATCGCTCTCTATGCATGTTATCCCACCATGTGA
- the LOC115536206 gene encoding type-4 ice-structuring protein: MKYTLIAAIVVLALAQGTLAVEQSPELEKMAQFFEGMKTELMATVQKVSESLQSQTIIEDGRTQLEPIMTQIQEHLAPLATSVQEKVTPLAEDMQQKLKPYVDEFQSELESVLRKLLDQAKAITQ; encoded by the exons ATGAAATACACACTCATCGCCGCTATTGTCGTGCTAGCTCTGGCACAAG GAACTCTTGCCGTAGAGCAGAGCCCAGAGCTGGAGAAGATGGCCCAGTTCTTCGAGGGAATGAAGACTGAGCTGATGGCGACTGTTCAGAAGGTGTCCGAGTCCCTCCAGTCTCA GACCATCATCGAGGACGGGAGGACCCAGCTGGAGCCCATCATGACCCAGATCCAGGAGCACCTCGCCCCTCTGGCCACCAGCGTCCAGGAGAAGGTCACCCCCCTGGCCGAGGACATGCAGCAGAAGCTCAAGCCCTACGTGGATGAATTCCAGAGCGAGCTGGAGAGCGTGCTCCGCAAGCTGTTGGACCAGGCCAAGGCCATCACCCAGTAA
- the LOC115535785 gene encoding synaptic vesicle glycoprotein 2A, translating to MEDGYQNRTAFIKGAKDIAKEVKRQASKKVGRGVDRVTDEYSMRSYSRFEEDDDYPPSVGGGGGASQDGGGGGYYRGDSQAGGADEEDGGGHSDSTEGHDEDDEIYEGEYQGIPRAESGVKEGLAGGPSSVGGAGGAQGFGDATGAVAAEAERRKDQEELAQQYETILQECGHGKFQWTLYFVLGLALMADGVEIFVVGFVLPSAEKDMCLSEPNKSMLGLIVYLGMMVGAFLWGALADRIGRRQSLLISLSINSVFSFFSSFVQGYSTFLFCRLLSGVGIGGSIPIVFSYYSEFLAQEKRGEHLSWLCMFWMIGGIYASAMAWAIIPHYGWSFQMGSAYQFHSWRVFVLVCALPSVAAIIALSAMPESPRFYLENGKHDEGWMILKQVHDTNMRAKGFPEKVFSVTTIKTVKQMDELVDTGTDTPVWRRYKLKIMSLTQQIKNNFLACFNPEYKRTTFMLMAVWFTMSFSYYGLTVWFPDMIKYIEKQEYESKTKTFTKERVEHVTFNFTLENQVHREGQYFNDKFLNLKMKSMVFEDSIFEECYFEDITSTNTFFRNCTFIATLFYNTDLFKYRFVNSKLVNSTFLHNKEGCMLDFSDDNNAYMIYFVSFLGSLAVLPGNIVSALLMDKIGRLRMLAGSSVISCVSCFFLMFGSNESGMIALLCLFGGISIASWNALDVLTVELYPSDKRTTAFGFLNALCKLAAVLGISIFQSFVGITKAVPILFAAGALAAGSFLATKLPETQGRVLQ from the exons ATGGAGGACGGCTACCAGAACCGGACTGCCTTCATCAAAGGCGCCAAAGACATCGCCAAAGAGGTGAAGCGGCAGGCCAGCAAGAAGGTTGGCCGCGGCGTGGACCGCGTGACCGACGAGTACAGCATGCGCTCCTACAGCCGCttcgaggaggacgacgactaCCCCCCCAgcgtgggcggcggcggcggcgcctcacaagatggcggcggcggcggctattACCGCGGCGACAGCCAGGCGGGCGGCGCGGACGAGGAGGACGGCGGCGGTCACAGCGACTCCACCGAGGGCCACGACGAAGACGACGAGATCTACGAGGGCGAGTACCAGGGCATCCCCAGGGCCGAGTCCGGGGTCAAGGAGGGCCTGGCGGGGGGGCCCAGCTCGGTAGGGGGCGCCGGCGGGGCGCAGGGGTTCGGGGACGCGACGGGGGCCGTGGCGGCCGaggcggagaggaggaaggaccaggaggagctggCGCAGCAGTACGAGACCATCCTGCAAGAGTGCGGCCACGGGAAGTTCCAGTGGACGCTGTACTTTGTGCTGGGGCTGGCGCTGATGGCGGACGGCGTGGAGATCTTCGTGGTGGGCTTCGTGCTGCCCAGCGCCGAGAAGGACATGTGTCTGTCCGAGCCCAACAAGAGCATGCTGG GCCTGATTGTATATCTGGGAATGATGGTGGGAGCGTTCCTGTGGGGAGCCTTAGCGGACCGGATCGGCCGTCGGCAGTcgctcctcatctccctctccatcaacagtgtcttctccttcttctcgtcCTTCGTCCAGGGCTACAGCACCTTCCTCTTCTGTCGCCTGCTGTCCGGCGTTGG GATCGGAGGCTCTATTCCAATCGTGTTTTCCTACTACTCCGAGTTCCTGGCCCAGGAGAAGCGAGGAGAGCACCTCAGCTGGCTCTGCATGTTCTGGATGATCGGAGGGATCTATGCGTCTGCCATGGCCTGGGCCATCATCCCTCACTACG GATGGAGTTTCCAGATGGGATCGGCGTACCAGTTCCACAGCTGGCGTGTCTTCGTACTCGTCTGCGCCCTCCCCTCCGTGGCCGCCATCATCGCCCTCAGCGCCATGCCCGAGAGCCCCCGCTTCTATCTGGAG AACGGGAAGCACGACGAGGGATGGATGATCCTGAAGCAGGTGCACGACACCAACATGAGGGCCAAGGGCTTCCCGGAGAAAGTGTTTTCC GTGACCACCATCAAGACGGTGAAGCAGATGGACGAGCTGGTGGACACGGGCACGGACACGCCTGTCTGGCGGCGATACAAGCTGAAGATCATGAGCCTTACCCAACAG ATAAAGAACAACTTCCTGGCCTGCTTCAACCCCGAGTACAAGAGGACCACCTTCATGCTGATGGCTGTTTGGTTCACCATGTCCTTCAG ctACTACGGGCTGACAGTGTGGTTCCCAGACATGATCAAGTACATCGAGAAGCAGGAGTACGAGTCCAAAACCAAGACCTTCACCAAGGAGCGCGTGGAGCACGTCACCTTCAACTTCACGCTGGAGAACCAGGTCCACCGCGAAGGACAGTACTTCAACGACAA GTTCCTGAACCTCAAGATGAAGTCCATGGTCTTTGAAGACTCTATATTTGAGGAGTGCTACTTTGAAGacatcacctccaccaacaccttcTTCAGAAACTGCACCTTCATTGCCACCCTGTTCTATAACACAG ATCTTTTCAAGTATAGGTTTGTGAACAGCAAGCTCGTGAACAGCACCTTCCTGCACAACAAAGAAGGCTGCATGCTGGACTTCAGCGACGACAACAACGCATACATGATCTACTTCGTTAGCTTCCTCGGATCCTTAGCGGTGTTGCCTGGCAACATCGTGTCAGCACTACTAATGGACAAAATCGGACGCCTTCGAATGCTAG CGGGTTCCAGCGTGATATCGTGCGTCAGCTGCTTCTTCCTGATGTTCGGCAGCAACGAGTCGGGGATGATCGCGCTCTTGTGTCTGTTCGGGGGCATTAGCATTGCCTCCTGGAACGCCTTGGACGTGCTCACCGTGGAGCTCTACCCGTCAGACAAAAG GACCACTGCGTTTGGGTTCCTGAACGCCCTGTGTAAGCTGGCCGCTGTTCTCGGCATTAGCATTTTCCAGTCGTTCGTCGGCATCACCAAAGCCGTGCCCATCCTGTTTGCCGCGGGCGCTCTCGCCGCAGGGAGTTTCCTCGCCACGAAGTTGCCCGAGACGCAGGGTCGAGTGCTGCAGTAG